AGTCCCTGTGTTTATAGAGTTTCCATCATTACCGCCGTAAATGGTATCATTTCCCGCTTCTCCGTTAAGAAAGTTGAAGCCACCACCGCCGTAAATAGTGTCGTTTCCTGCGCCACCATAGATATGGTCATTTCCGGATGTTAGATTATACTCATCGTCACCATATAGCGTGTCGTCTCCGGTATGTCCGTAAACGTAATCGGCTCCGGCATCTCCAAAGACGATTCCTGCGCCTGATAGCGTGTCGTTTCCATTGCCACCGCGTAGCGTTCCGGTGCTTGTGGATACGTTTATGTTGTCATTGCCATCGCCGCCATAAACAAGGTGGGTACGGCCTGCGAAGGATGAATAGTTTGTTACGTGGTCGTTTCCGCTGCCGCCGTGAAATTCCAGATGTGAGCCGTAGTGATAGATTTGGGATCCGCCAGCGTCTGTATAAACAACCGATGATGCATAAGTGTATGCTGTCAGATGTCCGGCTCCGCCGTAAATTATTTTATTTCCTGTTGTCCATCCGTGGATGGTTTCGTCACCATCGTCACCATAAATAACATCGTTTCCATCTCCTGGGCGAATAATGTCGTTTCCTGCGCCGCCGTGAATTTCGTCATCTCCTGCGCCAGCATTGATATCGTCTGCGCCACCGTTGCCATAGATAATGTCGTTACCCTCGTAGGCGCTGATGTTGTCGCTATCGGCGGTGCCGTTCAGAGTATCGTCGCCAGATGTTCCGGTAATTGTTGCCATGATTTATTACTCCCTGTTTTGTGTGAAAAATGAAATGCGGGAGTAGGGTAGCGGATTTTGTGGAGGGGGTGATTCGGGATTGGTGCAACCTGTGGGGTTTTCCACAAGGAATGGTTGTTTTCTGTGGTGATTGCGTGTTTTGGGTTTGGGGTGGGGCGGGGGTGTTTTGGTTTTAGAATGTGAAAATCCCCGGCGGACTTCTTCCGCCGGGGGTTTTCGCGATTAAATCTGTGTCGATTAGAACAGACGCAGGATCGACTGCTGGGACTGAGAGGCCAGTGACAGGGCGGTAACACCCAGGGACTGACGGGTCTGCAGAGCCAGCAATTTTGCGCCTTCCTCGTTCTGGTCGGCGTTAACCAGTTTGTCCGAACCTTCTTTCAGCGTGTTGATCAAGCTGGTGGTGAAGGTTTGGCGGGTCTGAATAACAGACAGGTCGTTGGCCAGGGTCGCGCCGAAGTCACGGACAGAACCCAAGGCGTCACGCACTGCACTGATCACACCGTCAACGGATGCCGCGTTGCTGAAGTTGGCTTCTTCCAGACCCAGACCAGCGGACGTGAAGGTCACGCCTTTGGTTTCGATCGTGCTGGTGCGATCTTCGTTGAAAGTCGTCAGCAGGTCGTTGCCGTTCAGCAGGTTGGTCCCACGGTAGCCCGTGTCGCCGTTGCTAACCAAGGCATCAATCTGGTCGCGGATTTTGTTGAAATCCTGTTCCAGTTTAGCCAGTTGGCCCGCGGAAGATCCTAGCTGGATGTTTTCTTCGACAGCAACACCGGCAGCAACTGCAGACAGATCGGTCAAGCCGAAGCCAAAGTTAGCAGAGTCACCAATTGCGGACCCAGCGAAACCAATCTGCACACTCTCGACTGAGGCGTCAATCGCGCGGATAGAAATTTGCCCGGTTCCTTCGTCGAACGTAGCTTCCAGCTTGGAGCTCAAGGTGGAGTTATTGTTGATCGCATCAACAAACTCTTGAACTGTAGCTGTTGCGGCGAGGGCGATGTTTTGTGCTGCCCCTCCGTTTACGGCGATAGTGTAGTTTTCACCGCTAATACCGTCGAACAACGTTGCAGCAGTCGGTGCCTCGGCTGTGCGCAGTGCAGTCAGAAGCGTACTGCGGTCTGCAACGTCACCTTGGTCGTTCTTTACAAAGTTGTATGACTTCAAAGCAACATCAGCTGTTGCTGTGAAACCTACGTTGTTTGGAGCTGCTGCAATACCATCGGCTGTAACTTTTGCGATT
The genomic region above belongs to Micavibrio aeruginosavorus EPB and contains:
- a CDS encoding flagellin hook IN motif-containing protein gives rise to the protein MTSDVVLSAAMRTNLLSLQSTQNSIDLTQRNLGTGKKINSALDGPQAFFASRALTNRAADLTKLLDSIGQSVQVIKAADTGVTALTSLVEQADSIASQAQEALAAGTAEAKVTGNKDLRNIDDLTDVPGLTGGVTLTLTATDADGDVIDPDPAGGAQTSITVAVAAGTSTNELITAINEIRDQADQSAVFEAKLDDKGQLSIRSLVSGGSFTVDFSGATDADKLAAANALGFGEIAKVTADGIAAAPNNVGFTATADVALKSYNFVKNDQGDVADRSTLLTALRTAEAPTAATLFDGISGENYTIAVNGGAAQNIALAATATVQEFVDAINNNSTLSSKLEATFDEGTGQISIRAIDASVESVQIGFAGSAIGDSANFGFGLTDLSAVAAGVAVEENIQLGSSAGQLAKLEQDFNKIRDQIDALVSNGDTGYRGTNLLNGNDLLTTFNEDRTSTIETKGVTFTSAGLGLEEANFSNAASVDGVISAVRDALGSVRDFGATLANDLSVIQTRQTFTTSLINTLKEGSDKLVNADQNEEGAKLLALQTRQSLGVTALSLASQSQQSILRLF